From a region of the Besnoitia besnoiti strain Bb-Ger1 chromosome I, whole genome shotgun sequence genome:
- a CDS encoding hypothetical protein (encoded by transcript BESB_003890) → MSTWHRQSSALKKFLLAVVALIASACLAYDVVRTSPRKATPVKKETVKREESAVFESGRATYSKAVIALLTTAALAVVVSVIVVDLRTSAIAAALKDTTKVDPVPMPAPRRYVLDMPPREENLGMSSMFWKFAVSLPVTVTVALIAIHAASAPLGEQRGTDKGTPSEREARDVKPVPSAPEGEHSANNRNQAHHFEKELLDTIKLLSRGEREIRQSARPKERGGQESGRATPVDSAKRPNPKEDGSDGAGKSDPVSRSNTPAESQDSRATASSQDSLTPQDQAMVAESILLPDNPTAGQQKTKPGETTAEGNGSIDQEENAQFGGEGNAPRSHERGECESSNHVTV, encoded by the exons ATGTCGACTTGGCATCGGCAATCTTCGGCGTTGAAGAAGTTCCTCCTGGCTGTCGTGGCTCTTATAGCCTCCGCGTGCTTGGCCTACGACGTCGTCCGAACGTCTCCGCGCAAAGCTACCCCCGTGAAAAAGGAAACTGTgaagcgcgaagaaagcgcAGTTTTTGAATCCGGGCGTGCGACCTACAGCAAGGCGGTGATCGCTTTGCTGACGACTGCAGCACTAGCCGTCGTGGTTTCCGTTATAGTTGTTGACCTGCGGACGTCGGCGATCGCTGCCGCGCTCAAAGACACCACGAAGGTCGACCCTGTTCCAATGCCCGCTCCAAGGCGGTACGTGCTGGACATGCCTCCCCGCGAAGAGAACCTCGGAATGAGCAGCATGTTTTGGAAGTTCGCCGTGTCGCTTCCAGTTACCGTGACTGTGGCGTTGATCGCCATCCACGCGGCGAGTGCGCCTCTGGGCGAGCAAAGGGGCAC AGACAAAGGAACGCCGtcggagagggaggcgagagacgtGAAGCCGGTCCCGAGCGCGCCGGAAGGAGAGCACTCAGCGAACAACAGGAACCAAGCGCACCACTTCGAGAAGGAGCTGCTAGACACCATCAAGCTGCTCAGTCGAGGCGAGCGTGAAATCCGGCAAAGCGCACGACCCAAGGAGAGGGGCGGGCAGGAGTcagggcgggcgacgccagTCGACTCGGCGAAGAGACCGAATCCTAAGGAagacggcagcgacggcgccggaAAGAGTGACCCCGTCAGCCGATCGAACACGCCTGCGGAGTCTCAAGACAGCCGGGCGACTGCCTCGTCGCAAGACAGTCTGACTCCACAGGATCAGGCGATGGTGGCGGAAAGCATCCTTCTTCCAGACAACCCGACCGCAGGACAGCAGAAAACGAAGCCaggagagacgacggcggaagGAAACGGGAGCATAGACCAGGAGGAAAACGCCCAATTTGGCGGCGAAGGAAACGCGCCGCGGTCccacgagagaggagaatgCGAGTCTTCGAATCACGTGACCGTGTAG
- a CDS encoding hypothetical protein (encoded by transcript BESB_003900), which produces MADTAVLAALSSLCGSSVRYADLVQMTYMERQKRVYLAVGAQALFLVRRDWSRIVTGGEVLYGTIKQVVDDTSNEMDVVLFLDAEELQKKQNKAWQAGEPITIRTVDKPRLLQWLEVTWCADFMLRKGRIGVFPKFREKMTVDEEKTDLYPAVMYDSYGFFLHHEFEDRAGSAATLQTGTYLDGRGVEVSVAFEPPIHVLYLEQLGRENVRHVAVTWKKALLESEFQTQLLRSQPYIKRMNLTDDPASWSGWQLWVRTETHNIVCILLRRAYIPPLMDMAQDMSVIFRISYEDQKAYKVKDTDFLKEAEFAADSLSPLSQTHAWLRDVLQAKLDALIFQPEQYKWFALHLKMQPKWLAQGKVFLKSLLALLYKEGVLADSELLDLVGKHVTPVDDPMAVAYEMIRHGEGMDPVTDSKITGALLAARGSKKQEATSRADALALSDTASQKAEREMNEEEEEAALLEADLEPHEIIAYHRWGMRVAQYLAYCVEEGVLGYKFSLADLSEAIGIVDVAADKKLREVFAFLLHLRPKNMLLRWSPDSLKYAKTTLKKRDYTFNDRVFVPLVDCGFMAKLFSKGEENAYLDLLRVLLLGTTSLTLKTVLCKQILKASADRRDAQSSEALYTVVPALVSVLSSKNNAVSGSSVSLFHLALSSLVNLSAGDVRVKEILLEANVYNAVVFVLNLKEETLLLPSIQLCLNLTKTGAHRQAFIASGAFNLVLDILMAQYSSLYFHKQKLLACVAGLLGQLANESKASQDMVENYPVLDCFLYMFHAQNTTLEFRSKVVFGLKQLAQGRWQVQQRIGKHCIQTLIKDLRECANHTDYTTTVLVLLQVLTDFKPNCFDMKAGSIQEAFQYLLGHTKVDSVYTRVATLQERINRQTRYDYFST; this is translated from the exons ATGGCGGACACCGCggtgctcgcggcgctgtcctCGCTGTGCGGCAGCAGTGTGCGCTACGCAGATCTCGTTCAGATGACGTATATGGAGCGGCAGAAGCGCGTCTACCTCGCCGTcggggcgcaggcgctcttTCTCGTGCGGCGCGACTGGAGCCGCATCGTGACGGGCGGCGAGGTCCTATACGGCACCATCAAGCAGGTTGTCGACGACACGAGCAACGAGATGGATGTCGTCCTCTTTCTCGACgctgaggagctgcagaaaaAGCAAAACAAGGCCTGGCAGGCGGGCGAACCCATCACGATTCGCACGGTCGACAAaccgcgcctcctccagtgGCTCGAAGTCACCTGGTGCGCCGACTTCATGCTGCGCAAGGGACGCATCGGCGTCTTCCCGAAATTCCGAGAAAAAATGACCGTcgacgaagaaaaaacagatCTCTACCCTGCT GTCATGTACGACAGCTACGGCTTTTTTCTTCACCATGAGTTCGAGGACCGCGCagggagcgcggcgacgctgcagacagGGACGTACCTCGACGGGCGAGGCGTGGAGGTTTCGGTTGCGTTTGAGCCGCCGATCCACGTGCTCTACCTGGAGCAGCTCGGTCGCGAGAATGTCCGCCATGTTGCAGTCACCtggaagaaggcgctgctggaaAGCGAGTTCCAGACGCAGCTCCTCAGGTCGCAGCCCTACATCAAGAGAATGAACCTCACCGACGATCCGGCCTCGTGGTCCGGCTGGCAg CTCTGGGTTCGCACCGAGACTCACAATATCGTCTGCATCCTTCTGAGGCGCGCCT ACATTCCGCCTCTGATGGACATGGCTCAAGATATGTCGGTGATCTTCCGCATCAGTTACGAGGACCAGAAAG CCTACAAGGTGAAGGACACGGATTTTCTCAAGGAGGCGGAGTTCGCGGCGgactcgctgtcgccgctgagTCAGACGCATGCGTGGCTGCGCGACGTCCTCCAGGCGAAGCTCGACGCGCTGATCTTCCAACCCGAGCAGTACAAGTGGTTCGCTCTCCACCTCAAAATGCAA CCCAAGTGGCTAGCCCAAGGCAAAGTCTTTCTGAAGTCCCTGCTCGCGCTCCTGTACAAGGAGGGCGTCCTCGCCGACTCTG AACTCCTCGATTTGGTGGGGAAGCACGTGACTCCTGTTGACGACCCGATGGCCGTCGCGTACGAAATGATCCGCCACGGGGAAG GCATGGATCCCGTCACGGACTCGAAGATAACGGGTGCactgctcgcggcgcgcggctcgaagAAGCAAGAGGCCACTTCACGCGCTgacgcgctggcgctctcAGACACCGCCTCTCAGAAGGCGGAGCGTGAGAtgaacgaagaggaggaggaggctgcgctcCTGGAGGCAGACCTCGAACCCCACGAGATCATCGCCTACCACCGGTGGGGgatgcgcgtcgcgcagtaCCTGGCGTATTGCGTCGAGGAAGGCGTTCTCGGCTACAAATTCTCTCTCGCAGACCTCAGCGAAGCGATCGGCATCGTAGATGTGGCCGCTGACAAG AAGTTGCGAGAAGTTTTTGCCTTCCTTCTGCATCTGCGGCCGAAGAACATGCTGCTGCGGTGGAGTCCCGACAGCCTAAAGTACGCCAAAACGAccctgaagaagagagactaCACCTTCAACGACCGCGTCTTCGTG CCGCTGGTCGACTGCGGCTTCATGGCAAAACTCTTTTCCAAAGG agaagaaaacgcatACCTGGACTTGCTGCGAGTGCTTCTGCTGGGGACCACCTCTCTCACGCTCAAAACAGTTCTCTGCAAGCAGATTTTGAAGGCATCCGCcgaccgccgcgacgcgcaaaGCAGCGAAGCGCTCTACACAGTTGTGCCGGCGCTCGTTAGCGTCCTAAGCAGCAAAAACAACGCAGTCTCT GGCAGCTCGGTGTCCCTGTTTCACCTGGCGCTCTCTTCGCTAGTGAACCTGAGCGCCGGAGATGTGCGCGTGAAGGAAATTCTTTTGGAGGCGAACGTGTACAATGCGGTCGTCTTCGTTTTGAACTTGAAG GAGGAGACTTTGCTGCTTCCGAGTATCCAATTATGTTTGAACCTGACGAAGACCGGCGCGCATCGCCAGGCCTTCATCGCCTCAGGCGCCTTCAACCTCGTCCTGGATATCCTCATG GCACAGTACTCGAGTTTGTATTTCCACAAGCAGAAGCtcctcgcgtgcgtcgcgggcCTGCTCGGGCAACTCGCCAACGAGTCGAAGGCCTCCCAAGACATGGTGGAAAA CTATCCTGTCCTCGACTGCTTCCTCTACATGTTTCACGCACAAAACACGACGCTCGAGTTCAGGTCCAAG GTAGTGTTTGGCTTAaagcagctcgcgcaggGCCGATGGCAGGTTCAGCAACGCATCGGCAAGCACTGCATTCAGACGCTCATCAAAGATCTCCGCGAGTGTGCGAACCACACCGACTACACAACCACCGTCCTTGTTCTGCTTCAG